The genomic region CACAGTCATCCCCATAAGTGCCCCACTACGCACTACTGACTCATTCTCGACAACAACAAGTGCACGCAAACGCTCGAGATCATGTTGCGCATGCTTATTGTGACGCCAATTCAGAATCTCATCAGCCATCGTCTCTCCTATACCATTAACTGCAAGTAAGGCCTCCCTATCTGCAGCAAAGAATGCATCAAAAGAACCGAAGTATGTGGCGAGATCATGTGCAGTCTCTTCTCCAATCTGTGGAATTGCGAGTGCGACAATGAAACGTGAAAGTGGCACATGCTTGCGTTCACTGAAAGCATCGACGAGCTGCTCTGCGGACTTCTCTCCCCAGCCCTCAAGATTCACCAAGTCACCCTTAGTAAGCGTATAAAAATCCGCAACGCTTGTTACAAGTCCTTCACGCATAAGCTGCTCTACTATTTTTGGACCACACCCAACGACGTTTAATGCACTTTTCCCTACAACATAAGAAAGCTTACGAAGCTTTTGCGCAAACGAATCAGCGTCTACCGCTCTATGCGCAACTTGCCCAGGGATACGCTCAATCTTTCCAATCCCTTCAACAAAATCAGGGAAACGGAATGGCTTTGACCCCTTCGGGCGAAGCTCGGGAATCACTGCAATAATATCAGGTATAACATCCCCAGCCTTTTCGAGCACGACGGTATCTCCGATGCGCACATCAAGGCGTACTATTTCGTCTTCATTATGAAGGGTTGCACGGGAGACGGTTGTTCCAAGCACAGAAACAGGGCGCAAGTGTGCAACCGGCGTAATAACGCCCGTACGACCCACCTGCAAGACGATATCCTCCACGACGGTGGTTACCTGCTCTGTCGGGAATTTAAAGGCTATAGCCCAACGTGGGCCCTTTCCAGTGTACCCTAGAGCATCTTGATACTCCTTCTCTGCAACCTTCACTACAACACCATCAATCCAATACTCCTCTGCCCGAGTGCGTGTTTGCCAATGCTTCCAGAATGCAATAACCTCATCAACGGACTTGCATACCTTGAAATGGGGATTCACCTTGAATCCGAGGCGGCGCATAAGTTCAAGATTCTCTTGCTGCGTCTTTGGTCGCTCGCCATCGTAAGCACCCATTTCATAGATGAATGTATCCAACTTTCGTTCCGCAGCGATACGTGCGTCAAGCTGCCTCAATGTACCCGCAGCAGCGTTTCTCGGGTTCGCAAAGAGTGGTTCACCCTTTGCTGTACGCTCTTTATTAAGGCGTGCGAGCTCTGTCGTTGAAAGCCATGCCTCACCTTCCACAATAAGATCATGTGGCTCCTTGAGGGTAAGCGGTACTGACTCTATCGTACGTGCATTATGGGTCACATCTTCCCCCACAACTCCATCACCTCGAGTGAGTGCAAGTACAAGCTTGCCCTTCACATATTCGAGCACAAGTTTCAAACCATCGATCTTCAGCTCACACACATAGGTCGGTATCACGTGCTTACCCGTTTCCTGTACAAGCATACGCTTCACGCGCTCATCAAACTCACGCATATCCTCTACGGTAAAAATATCACCGAGTGACCATTGCGGAACCTTATGTTTCACTTTTTTGAAAGCGGCGAGCGGCCTCCCCGCGATGCGCTGCGAAGGAGAATCAGGAGTGATGAGCTCAGGGTACTCTGCCTCGATACGCACGAGCTCATCTTTGAGTGAATCAAGTGCCTCAGGCGAAATCTCCTCCTTGTCATAGACATGATACTGCTCACGATAGTGATTGATCGCTTCACGGAGCTTTGCGATCCTTTCGAGAATATCCTTGCCTGGCTTAGTCATACATTGAGTATAACATGGAGCAATTGAACAAAAAACAGCGATTATACGCTGTTTTTACTAGATATTTACGGAAACTTCGATAGTACGCTGAGTGACACGCGGACTGGTGATATTTCCACAAACATCTGAATATCCATTTGCGGTGAAGGTGGTAAGAATACCTGACTTTGCGACGGTCACCTGCACACACGAGCTCGGAAGATCGAGCGAGAACGAAGATGATCCCGTAGTGGTTGCGGTCACTGTGGTCGTATAGTTTTTGACGTAGGGATTTCCTGCACACTTGAAGTCCGTAGTCGAAGTCGACATCGGCCACGATTCTGAGGGGGTAAGCAACCCAAACTGTGTTGAATTTCCGCGCGCAAATGGAGTATACGGCATCTGACTGATTCCCGCAGAAGAATAATAGTTTGCGGCGAGACCCAAATCTTGTGCAGCCTGACTATTGATGCGATCGAGAAAGACCGCACACTCAAGTCCTCGGCTTGCCGCAGCAAATGCACGTACCGAATCACGTGCGAATGTTGCAAGCGCAACCTCCTTAATCGAGATCGCAAAGACACCCATACTCATTGCGAGAATTATGCTTGAAATGAGCACTGCCAGAAGCAATACATACCCTCTTTGTTTTTTTGCTTGCATGATGGTGTTAGATAGGGAGATTAGGGAACCAATTCATGAGCGTGTCATAAAGGAAAATTTTCCTCGTTTGATTTCCTGCAGGATAATCAACCTCAACAGTAACAGTGTACTCAGTCTTGTTCGCATTCGTTGCAACCGTCACAATGCGCTTCATGCCCGTATCTTTCCAGCCGGCAGGCGGCGGAGCAGGCATTTGTCTATACGTGCCATCGGTGTATTGATACACACTACAGGCAGAAACTGAAGCACATCCGCGAAGAGAGCTGTTTTGCCAAATTGTTGCGCTACCCTCTACTGCCGCCTGTTGCAGTGAAAAATCTACTGCACAACCTACACCCGTACAGGTCGGATCGATGTTATTCACCCATGAAGCCATGCTACGCGCATTATTGTTGTCACGCATATTATGGATGATTTCAAGCGCCTCCTCACCTAGTCGCGCTGCTGCAATCTCCTCTCGTGCATACGCTGCAGAACGCAAACTTTTTGCAGCAAGGAGAAAAGGACCACCAAGGGCAAAAGTAAGCACAGTAACCGCAACAACAGTTTCAATCAGAGTAATTCCTTTTTTCATATTAGCTTGGTGTTACAAGATGTGAATTTGGAGTTCGTGGTGTAATGGAGGTCTGAACAGTAAAATTACGCGCAGTCTTTGAAACGTGTGCGATTCCGGTCATAATCATGGTTACAATAGGCTGATCAAGGTCAAGTGGTGCTCCGCGGACATAGAACTTCAAGCTCGTCACCTCCACCTCCGGCGCTGTCATACGCTCCCACGTACCACTGTTTGCGAGCATGCGCTCCACAGATGAACTTGTTGCGTTGAAACGAAACTGCTGTTCTTGCATTGAACTTGAAAGACCTCCTGGTCCATAAAATCGCAACTTAGAGGAACCACCACTCTGATATGTACAATCCGATTGCCTTCCATCACTCGCATCTCCAGGAAAATTTGCTCCGCAATCAAAACGGATACCCATACGTATCGTTCGTGCGATGGCATCCATTGCACTGTTTGCATTATCCATGACCACACGCATCGCACGTGCTTCTCTTGAAGTGTTATTGAGAGAGGTAAGCGCGCCCACTGCAATAGTAACCACCATAGTAAAAATCGCAGTTGCTACGATAATCTCGATCAAAGTAAAACCACGCTGCTTCATGTCTTAATTGTAGCATAACAAAAACACTTTTGCGCATACGCAAAAGTGTTTTACTTCACAGATATTTGACCCGTATTCCAGAACTCAACAATTCGTTGATAACCTTTATTTGACTTAATGATGACCTGAGCTACCGAGAATGCCTCAGGAGGTGCTACTGCGCTAGGTTTCCCCCGAATTGCTGCATCGGGGCTAGGTCGTTTAAACACGAAATCAAATGACTGTGCGAAGTCGGTAGAAATACCACTCGTACAATCAGCAGAGCCCGCATGTGTCGCACCCGATCGTAAGCCACAGAGTGCGCTAATCGTCACTCCCTTAAGAAGATTGATTTTCTTCTCACACTCCGCCCCAACAACACTACAGTTCCCGCTATTATCGAACACATAATCTCCATCAAGGTCTGCGAAAAAGACAAACTGAGTGGTCGACGCTCGGTCAAAATGCACCCCATAACCTGCATACGTACCATTGAAGGAACGCTTTACAGAAAGAGAATTAACCTGTGCCTCGTGTCCAAACTGTGCTATTTGATGCGCCAAAATATCGACTCCGATACGATTATTGAAATTATTATAACTAAGTACCGTCACCGTCGAAAGGGTAGCAAAAATCGCAATCGATATCGAAAGTTCAATAAATGAGAATCCACGATTCTTCTGTTTTGGGAGTATATGAAATAGCATTATTTTGAAACGTGAATCAGTATTTGCTGCATCGATGCATTTATCAGGCTTCAGAATTTGGATGAAATTTGCCTTATTGGAGCCATATGAACTCTAGTGAGCCGTATGGGTTATACGGTGAACGAGGCATGTGGCGAAATAAGGTAAAGTTCGCCAAATTATAAGCCTAGTAGAAGGACAAGCTTAAAGTGAGAACACTCCAACCGTAATAGTACACGAGCACCGTAGCCAGCGCGATGAACGGTCCAAACGGAACTTCCGTGCGCATACTTCCCTTCTTCATAAGCAAGATAACTACCGATGGTATTGCTGCAAGCCAGAATGCGAAGATCAGAGCAGAGAGTCCACCCAAAAGTCCGAGGAACCATGCAACACCCCAAACCAATTTTGCATCACCGAGACCCATAGCCCTTCCTCGTGAGAAATACCAGATAGCCGCGAGAGGGACTGCGAGGAGTGGCGCTGCGGCAACATCGATCCAACGAGGAACCGACACAAAGAGTGGCATAAGACTTGGCCATGCCGCCTCATAAGCGCGCAGTGCAACTGCGGCAATACCCACAAATGCAAATAAGAGCGAGAGTGAATCAGGAATGATCTTGTGACGAAAATCATATGCGGAAATCACCACAAGGGTCGCGAGTGCGACTGCATCAATCGCAAACTGCGCAGCGATGAGTGGAGTATACGAGAACAATGAGAAGTGCGTATGCTGAGCGGCAACAAGCACAAGGAGTCCTGTGAGTGCTTCGACGATGGGGTACTGGAACGAGAGCTTGCCTCTGCAGTACGCACAGCGCCCACCCTGAATGATGAATGAAACGAGTGGAATAAGCATGTACCACTTGAGCGGCTTACCACAATTCATGCATTTACTACGTCCTCCGAGTGTACGCCCACTCCCCATGCGCAGCACAACCACGTTAAGGAAAGAGCCAATAATGAGGCCAAATATAAAAATGAGGCCAGTATTCACAAAGTAGAAAAGTGCGCTGATATCCATACACTATAGTATAGCACAGTTTATTTTTTCAGCAGTTTAATTCTGAAAAAACAAAACCACCCGAAGGTGGTATATGTTTTATTAATTAGAGACGTCGTAACAAAGCTCTGTAGGAGTTGCTTGTCCCTGAGGAGTACCCGCAGTATTGTCACAGCTGATGCTTGTTCCGTTGAATGAAAATACACCAGTCTTATCAGAGTCTGACAAAAGTGCAGTATTATCACCACGCTCAAGCTTTGCAGCAATGATGTATGAGGTCGTTGTACCACCATACACGTAGTATGTACTTGCTGTAGGATCTGTTGGAACCTTTGGAATATAGGTTGGAGAGAGCACACCAAGCTCCGTTGAAGATGCAGTGATTGCATTTACTGCATTCCTAATTGGATAAGATGAGCTTGCATCATAGTAAAGCTCAAGTGCGAGCTGGATCTGACCAACATCTGAGATGCGGCGTGCGTCACGGCTCTTTGCACGTGCAGTCGAAAGCGAAGCGAGTACCACAGATGAAAGGATACCGATGATCGCAATAACGACGAGGAGTTCAATAAGGGTGAAACCCTTAGAACCCTTGATAAGGTTTTTTGACATATATGTGTTTACCCGATTGGGCTTTCTTTATTATACCCTACTTTTCATCTGCACATGCAATACATTTGCGTTACCTGTGGAAAACAAAAACCACCCGAGGGTGGTTTTTGCTTATGGCGCAAGATCGTAACACGCTTCAGTGCCAGAATTAAGGTTACACCTGCTCCCCCTTCCGAAGAAAACAGTATTTGCTGTGTCCCCATCGGTCGCCAGAGGTGCGCTTGAACTCGCGTTGATCTCAAGATCAGCACCGAGAAGATAGGCAGTGGCACTTACTGACCCCGTACAAGTTGTATCACCCCTTGCAGCGAGTGCACAGTAATAATATGAGTTACTACCTGGATCATCGGGAATATTCGGGATGTAACTTGGCTTAAGATAACCAATACCTGTCGCAGGAACTGTCGTCCATGTCTGAAGTCCTGCAATCGTAGGATAAGTTGAACTTGCATCATAATACATCTCGAGCGCGAGCTGGAGCTGCCCCATATCAGATATGCGACGTGCGTCACGGCTCTTTGCACGTGCGCTTGAAAGCGAGGCGAGTACCACAGAAGAGAGAATACCGATGATTGCGATAACCACAAGAAGTTCAATAAGAGTGAAACCCTTCGATCCCTTAACAGAATGTGTAGACATAGAGTATATTTGTTAGCCGTTGGCTCAACCCATTATACACTAAAAATTAACAAAAACATTACAAACAAATTTAAGTGTAACAGCAACGATAATATGATATCCAACAACAAGCGAAGAATATAAAAACCATCCCCATGGGATGGTAATTATTTGACGCTAGTTTGCAATATCGTAACAGGTTTCTGTACCTCCTGGCTGCTGAGTACCCGACGTAGTACATGTTGCTCCTACTCCGTAGAAGACTGTACCTACAGTTAAGTCAGCATCCGTTGTAAGCGCAGCATTATCAGTGCGCTCAAGGTTTGCACCGAGTGCATATGCGAGTACGGTACCAGAAGTACCACTACACGTTGAAGCGCCCTTTGCTGCCATAGGACAGAAGTAATAGTTTGCCGCTGCCGTTGGATCTGAAGGAACCTTTGGAATATATGCAGGGGATGTGCTTCCAACGCCAGCTGTAGGAACCGCTGCGCTTGTCCACGACTGGAGACCGCCAGCATTGAATGGATAAGATGAGTTTGCATCGAAGTAAAGCTCGAGCGCAAGCTGAATCTGACCAAGATCCGAGACGCGACGAGCATCACGACTCTTTGCACGAGCGGTCGAGAGCGAAGCGAGCACCACCGATGAGAGAATACCGATGATTGCAATAACCACAAGCAATTCAATGAGCGTAAAACCTTTTGACTGCTTTTTTAATGATGTATATGACATAAACTATTAATTACTAGTCCCGTAATTGGGTTATCTAAAGTATAGCATACTATACTAACTTATAGTATTGCTATCCCCTCCCCTGTGGATAACTTTGACCTCGCAAGCTCGGCACCAGGCAAAGTTGCCCGATAGAGACGCCCGTCAACTCACATCCATTTATCATGAATGAAGACATCCATGATAAATGGTGTGGTTCCTGGCCGGACTCGCGACCTCAAAGATTCGGTATCGCTCCGCCTCGTTCGGCGGAAAATGCTCCGCATTTTCTTTTTCGCCTCACGCACCGCGCGCCAAATCAACTCAAGCCGTCGCTCCGCTCCGTCTCTCACGGGTAACTCCCCCTCACGAAGCAATGGCAAAGTTATCCCACAATTTCTCTCGTCGCAAACAATGAAACACTGAGGATTTTTCGTGTCAGCGCATAGCTCTGGAGGGCGACGAATCAGACTCGAAAACGCAAGGAACGACATATGAAACCGCGAGGATTTTTCCGTGCGGTTGCCTCGCTGGAGCCTGACGACGTACAAGTGTACGGCGAAGGCGAAGCGTGAGGCAACCCCGCGGAAAAAGACCGCGGCCTCTTGTACGCTGGTGAACCTCTTCATTCTAAAGAAAAAAGCCCGAGGGCTTTTTCTTTAGAATGAAGAGGTGATGTCATAAATCGGCATAAGGACAGAGGTCAAGAGTCCCCCCACACCAAGTCCAAGCATCACAATCATCGCCGGCTCAATAAGTCCCACCAACGTATCAACAGCATTGTCGACTTCACGCTTGTAGAACTTCGCAAGTGTTTCAAGGATATTCCCGACTTCACCAGTCTCCTCTCCCACACGCACCATTTGCACCATCACCTGAGGAATGAGTGCAGAACGTCCAAGTGCACCCGAAAGCGCAACACCGGTACGCACATCTTGTGCTGCAGTAAGCATCGCTTGACGATAGAGCTCGTTATCCACCACTTCTGCAGAAATCTCAACCGCACGAACCATTGGCACACCTGAAGTGACCATCGTATTGATGTTATCACAAATACGAGAGAGATAGAGCTTGCGATAGAGATCCCCTACATACGGAACCTGCAATGCGATGTTTGCATACACTTCTTTCCCTTCTCGCGACTGACCATAACGGAATGCGAAGAACACACCCACCGCAAGAATAGCGGCAAAGAACAGTCCGTAGTTGATCAAGAAATTCGAAGCTCCAATAACGAAGCGAGTATATATAGGCAACTCCTTCCCTGTCTCAACAATGATTGCAGAAAGCTTTGGAATAACCACCACAAGCATAAGCACCATGACGGATGCGAAAACGACAATAACGAAGGCTGGATACACAAGTGCTTTCTTCGTCTTTGTGACGAGTTCATAGGTACGATCGAGATAATCTGCGAGATATTCAAACGTCTTTGAAAGATTACCTGACTCCTCACCTGCACGCACCATGTTCGTATAGAATGGTGTAAATACATCAGGATATTTCGACATTGCGGCAGCAAGCGTTGAGCCTGCGCGAAGATCTTCGGAAATAGACTCGAGACGATGACGCAATGCAACATTCTCAGTTTCACCCGCAAGAAGTTGGAAGACGCGCAAGGCAGGAACCTGTGCAAGAAAAAGTGTCGAAATCTGTCGCGACAAAATAACAATATCCTTATACTTTACATGCTCCTCGAAGAAAGAGATTTTCTTCATCCAGGCAGGCTGCACGCCCACCTCTGTGACATTCATGACGACTAATCCACGACGCTGTAGTGCAGCAATTGCAAGGTCTTTGCTTGCTGCATCTACCTCACCGCGACGCTCTTGCCCTGAGCTTTGTTCAATGGCGACATACCGAAATTGCATGAGTATATTGTAACATGGAATATGATGCACAAGTCATGAGTCATGCGTCATGAGTCATGAGAAATACGCAAAAATATGGATATTTATTTTAGAGTTTCCAACATACGAGCCAGCAAAAAACCTCAGATTTTGGATGCAGGTTGCCATGCTGGAGGCATGCGAACTCTAGCGAGCCGTAGGTGTTCTACGGTGAGCGAGTCGCATGCCAAAGCATAGCAAGATGCGCCAAAATATGAGGTTTCTACAGCAATCGTTCCAAAGACCTAGGGTTTTGTGAGTGCATGTAGGCTACATCCGCCGACACCTCCCCTGCTTTCACTAATCCTGCAAGAATTCTATTCATATCAATCATGCCGAGCTCAGATCCTGTCTCAATGATCATCGGGATTTCGTGCGTGCGTCGCTCACGAATAAGATTCGCGACCGCATTGTTGTTAATTAAAAGCTCATATGCGGGGACAAGACCTCCTGAAATTCTTGGAATGAGTCGTTGTGAGAAAATGCCTGCGAGCGATCCAGCGAGCTGAACACGAATCTGATCTTGCTGGCCTGCAGGGAATGAGTCGATGATGCGATCGATCGTCTGAGAAGCATTGTTTGTATGGAGCGTCGAGAGAACTAAGTGACCCGTTTCAGCTGCAGTCACTGCTGCTGAAATCGTCTCAAGCCCTCGCATCTCACCAATAAGAATGACATTCACATCTTCACGCAGACATGATCGAAGTGCAACATTAAAATCATCGGTATCAAAGTGCACTTCACGCTGCGAAATCATTGAGCGATCTGCCTGAAAAACATACTCAATAGGATCTTCAATCGTCACAATGTTTTCTGCTCGATCGCGATTGATCATTTCAACCATTGCAGCAAGTGTTGTCGACTTACCTTGTCCGACAGGACCGACGCAAAGGAAGAATCCCTGCTTGCGCTTTGTAAAGAGCTCCAACACCGGAGGGAGACCGAGCTCATGAATAGTCTTCACCTTTTGAGGAACCAAACGGAGTGCGATACCCACTGTACCGCGCTGGAAAAATGCATTACCACGAAAACGTGCTTCTGAACCAAACGAGAATGAGAAGTCAGACTCCTTTGCCGTGAGAAAGCGCTTCATACCCGCCTCATCAAGAAGCTCTTGCACGACTGCACGCGTATCATCAGGAGTAAGTGCAGGATACTTCACCAGTGGCACCAACACTCGTGCAACACGAATAGTAGGAGAACGACCCACTGCAAAGTGGAGATCCGAAGCACCCTCACGAATGACCGTAAGAATAAGTTCCTCAATATATTTACGATAATCTTGAATCATATATTTATATTATTGTGTTACGGTCGCATTTCCAGAGACTTTTCTGGCTTGTGCCTCCTTATAAATTTGACTTACTCGAGCAACCACCTCCGAAGGAGTAGAGGTCGCTTTTACGATATAACCCAATGCGCCCAATTTCACCGCACGCTCGATATCTTCTTCCTCTCCAAGATTCGAAAGCACAACAATCACTGCCTCGGGAGCAAGCTGCTCTGCGCGCACCGACTCCAAGAATTGAAACCCATCGATACCGGGCATTACCAGATCGGTTACGATAATTTCAGGTCTATTACCTGAACGTAACTGCTCAAGTGCTTCCTTAGGGTTTGATTTCGCTACAACCTGATATCCCGACATAGAAAAACGCTGGGAATACATATCGAGCAAAAAACCATCATCTTCTACAAGATAGAGTGTGATTGAATCAGACATGCGTTAATTATATCATGCTAAATTCAAAGTCATGAGTCATGCGTCATGAGTCATGAGAAAAAAGCAAAATACACAGCATAATACTGTGTATTTTTGAGCGCCCTCATGACTCATGACGCATGACTCATGCCTAAATTATATTGTTGATTTCTTCAAACGGAATCACTCCCTGAAATGCCTTTATGAGCGCATCATCTTTCATGGTAATCATGCCCTTTCGACGTGCGATATCATAAATTGCCTGCTCTTCCGGCTTAGTCAAAATGACATGTTCGATATCCTTATCAAGTCGCAAAAATTCGAACACAGGAATACGACCCTTCGTACCCGTCGGACATGCCGCAGAAGGCGTCGCATTATACACATAACTAGGTATGGTGATCTGCGCGCGAATCTCAGCAGGAAGATCAGCAAACTGTTTTTCTGCCATAATACGCTGACTTTCGGTCATTGGAAGCGCAGTCTTGCCATCATCACAGAGCGTACGCAAGAGGCGCTGTCCGACCACCAACGCGAGCGTTGGTGCAATCAAATATGGATCGACGCCCATGTCGATAAGGCGAGGAATAGCTCCTGCTGCCGTATTGGTGTGGAGCGTTGAGAAGACAAGGTGACCAGTAAGTGCTGCTTGAATAGCAAGCTGCGCAGTCTCCTTGTCGCGAATTTCTCCAACCATGATAATGTCTGGGTCTTGGCGCAATATGGAACGAAGACCATTTGCAAAAGTATATCCGATCTCGGGTCGCACCTGTGATTGCGAAACGCCTTGCATGCTATATTCGACTGGATCTTCAAGCGAAACAACATTATATTTCTCACGATCAAGCTCCCCAAGCATCGTATAGAGCGTCGTTGTCTTACCTGAACCGGTTGGACCCGTTACAAGGATAAGTCCATATGGCATCGCAAGCACATTGCGCAGTTCATTCTCTCTGGTTTTATCTAGGCCGATTTGATCAAGGGGACGAATACCACGCGAGGAATCAAGAATACGCATCACAACCTTCTCTCCGAAATATGCTGGGAATGTCGAAACACGGAAGTCGACACGTCGATCATCCATTTTCACAGAGAAACGTCCGTCTTGCGGTTTGCGTTTCTCATCAAGCTTAAGCTGAGCCAAAATCTTAATACGTGCAACAACAGCGCTATGGATATTCGTTGGAAGAATGATTGATGTATACATTGCACCATCAACACGAAAACGCACGCGCACACGCTCCCCCATGTGCTCGATATGCACGTCAGACGCATTCCCCTCCACCGCATGACGCAAAAGCACGGC from Candidatus Paceibacterota bacterium harbors:
- a CDS encoding GspE/PulE family protein, which gives rise to MSFLQFLSQKQIIEETIIPELTQESERTKGGLDEVLARGGMTQEQVLALKAEYYGLEFRILGDIKVPVSVLRDIPEESARHYFVVPLAVVDSVLEVGIVDPDFTQARDAVQFIAAKLGMPFRLYVITQPDFNTVVEQYKNLTGEVTKALSELDMEKTEGVEFSSGSAAEEGVGGGEGEEKIVEEAPVTKIVAVLLRHAVEGNASDVHIEHMGERVRVRFRVDGAMYTSIILPTNIHSAVVARIKILAQLKLDEKRKPQDGRFSVKMDDRRVDFRVSTFPAYFGEKVVMRILDSSRGIRPLDQIGLDKTRENELRNVLAMPYGLILVTGPTGSGKTTTLYTMLGELDREKYNVVSLEDPVEYSMQGVSQSQVRPEIGYTFANGLRSILRQDPDIIMVGEIRDKETAQLAIQAALTGHLVFSTLHTNTAAGAIPRLIDMGVDPYLIAPTLALVVGQRLLRTLCDDGKTALPMTESQRIMAEKQFADLPAEIRAQITIPSYVYNATPSAACPTGTKGRIPVFEFLRLDKDIEHVILTKPEEQAIYDIARRKGMITMKDDALIKAFQGVIPFEEINNII